A part of Patagioenas fasciata isolate bPatFas1 chromosome 30, bPatFas1.hap1, whole genome shotgun sequence genomic DNA contains:
- the FCER1G gene encoding high affinity immunoglobulin epsilon receptor subunit gamma has protein sequence MGTHLLLTATLLLLRPPAAAALMEPELCYVLDAILFLYGLVLTILYCRLRFLVHRKSQQSAGKETEEAIYAGLSGESQEMYETLQHQQS, from the exons ATGGGCACCCACCTGCTGCTCACGgccacgctgctgctgctgcggcccCCGGCGgcag cggCGCTGATGGAGCCCGAGCTCTGCTACGTGCTGGATGCCATCCTGTTCCTCTACGGCCTCGTCCTCACCATCCTCTACTGTCGCCTCCGG TTCCTGGTTCACCGCAAATCGCAGCAATCAGCCGGCAAGGAG ACAGAAGAAGCCATTTACGCC gggctcagcggggAGAGCCAGGAGATGTACGAGACCCTCCAGCACCAACAATCCTGA
- the NDUFS2 gene encoding NADH dehydrogenase [ubiquinone] iron-sulfur protein 2, mitochondrial, producing MRGAKGNMAALRVLGRLRAPSGLRAAAPLGPAPARAARQWQPDVEWAQQFAGAVMYPSKETEKWVPPPWNDKDPLAHKKVSSLTINFGPQHPAAHGVLRLVMELSGETVKKCDPHVGLLHRGTEKLIEYKTYLQALPYFDRLDYVSMMCNEQAYSLAVEKLLNIRPPLRAQWIRVLFAEITRLLNHIMAVTTHALDIGAMTPFFWMFEEREKMFEFYERVSGARMHAAYIRPGGVHQDLPLGLMDDIYEFVKNFSMRIDEVEEMLTNNRIWKNRTVDIGVITAEEALNYGFSGVMLRGSGIHWDLRKTQPYDVYDQVEFDVPIGTRGDCYDRYLCRVEEMRQSLRIILQCLNKMPEGEIKVDDAKISPPKRAEMKTSMESLIHHFKLYTEGYQVPPGATYTAIEAPKGEFGVYLVSDGSSRPYRCKIKAPGFAHLAGLDRMARGHMLADVVAIIGTQDIVFGEVDR from the exons ATGCGCGGTGCCAAGGGCAACATGGCGGCACTGCGGGTGCTCGGGCGGCTCCGGGCACCTTcggggctgcgggcggcggcgccgctgggcccggccccggcgcg GGCGGCGCGGCAGTGGCAGCCCGATGTGGAGTGGGCCCAGCAGTTCGCCGGCGCCGTCATGTACCCGAGCAAGGAGACGGAGAAGTGGGTCCCGCCGCCCTGGAACG ACAAGGACCCTCTGGCGCacaagaaggtgtccagcctGACCATCAACTTTGGGCCGCAGCACCCGGCGGCGCACGGCGTCCTGCGGCTGGTGATGGAGCTGAGCGGGGAGACGGTGAAGAAATGTGACCCCCACGTGGGGCTCCTGCACCGCGGCACCGAGAAGCTCATCGAGTACAAGACGTATCTGCAG GCGCTGCCGTATTTCGACCGCCTGGACTACGTGTCCATGATGTGCAACGAGCAGGCGTATTCGCTGGCCGTGGAGAAGCTGCTCAACATCCGCCCCCCCCTGCGCGCACAGTGGATCCGAG tTCTCTTTGCAGAGATAACACGGCTGCTGAACCACATCATGGCGGTGACCACGCACGCGCTGGACATCGGCGCCATGACCCCCTTCTTCTGGATGtttgaggagagggagaag ATGTTCGAGTTCTACGAGCGCGTTTCGGGCGCGCGGATGCACGCCGCCTACATCCGCCCCGGCGGGGTGCACCAG GACCTGCCCCTGGGGCTGATGGACGATATCTATGAGTTCGTCAAGAATTTCTCCATGCGGATCGATGAAGTGGAGGAG ATGCTGACGAACAACCGCATCTGGAAGAACCGCACGGTCGACATCGGGGTGATCACGGCGGAGGAGGCGCTCAACTATGGCttcag CGGGGTGATGCTGCGGGGCTCGGGGATCCACTGGGACCTTCGCAAGACCCAGCCCTACGACGTCTACGACCAGGTGGAGTTCGACGTCCCCATCGGCACCCGTGGTGACTGCTATGACAG GTACCTGTGCCGCGTGGAGGAGATGCGGCAGTCGCTGCGCATCATCCTGCAGTGCCTCAACAAGATGCCCGAGGGGGAGATCAAGGTGGACGACGCCAAAATCTCCCCACCAAAGCGGGCAGAGATGAAG ACCTCCATGGAGTCGCTGATCCACCACTTCAAGCTCTACACTGAGGGCTACCAGGTGCCCCCCGGAGCCACCTACACGGCCATcgaggcccccaag ggtGAATTCGGTGTGTACCTGGTGTCCGACGGCAGCAGCCGCCCGTACCGCTGCAAGATCAAGGCGCCGGGATTCGCACACCTG GCTGGGCTGGATCGCATGGCCCGGGGCCACATGCTGGCGGACGTGGTGGCCATCATCG gcaCACAGGACATCGTCTTTGGGGAGGTGGATCGGTGA
- the ADAMTS4 gene encoding A disintegrin and metalloproteinase with thrombospondin motifs 4, whose product MRRMLLVAAVVAVAAVAVAAPDPACPVTAPDEAGARSHVGPAPRRAKRFASVPRYVEMLVVADETMSRFHGAGLRRYLLTVLAAAARSFRHGSLGNAVELRVTRLMVLGQGTPGPPVTSNAAQMLRNFCQWQKGLNVPDEDSPLHFDTAILFTRQDLCGAATCATLGMADVGTVCDPERSCAIVEDDGLQSAFTAAHELGHVFNMLHDTSQPCRELNGAAGAARRVMAPVLSSLEPGEMWSPCSARFITDFLDNGHGHCLLDKPLEWLQLPSALPGSVYPLARQCQLAFGPESRHCGDLQPPCTWLWCTGQAGGRSVCQTKHFPWADGTPCAPGRVCMDGLCVGGARVRELTTPVDGGWGPWGPWGGCSRSCGGGVRLSHRNCTAPVPRHGGRYCEGKRTRFQSCNVEECPGSTPLTFREEQCAAYNNRPELVRGLPAPQDWVPRYSGVSERDQCKLTCQSRTLGYYHVLQPRVVDGTPCSPEGTGVCVRGRCVPAGCDRVIGSKKKFDKCMTCGGDGSGCSKVYGSFSKARYGYNDVVTVPAGATHLLVRQISAVGGEDVFLALRRPDGGSLLNGGYVLVPSPTDVALPGGVTLRYSGATAATETLTGRGPLREPLVLQALVVDERQPPRLKYSFFVPRAPPRSSAAWEKQKAEILEILRSRRRHK is encoded by the exons ATGCGCCGCATGCTCCTGGTCGCTGCTGTCGTTGCCGTCGCCGCTGTTGCCGTCGCCGCCCCCGACCCCGCGTGTCCCGTCACGGCACCGGACGAAGCCGGGGCGCGGTCCCACGTGGGGCCGGCCCCGAGGAGAGCCAAG CGCTTCGCCTCGGTGCCGCGGTACgtggagatgctggtggtggcgGACGAGACGATGTCGCGGTTCCACGGCGCGGGGCTGCGGCGGTACCTGCTGACGGTGCTGGCGGCGGCCGCCCGCTCGTTCCGCCACGGCAGCCTGGGCAACGCGGTGGAGCTGCGGGTGACGCGGCTGATGGTGCTGGGCCAgggcaccccgggaccccccgtcACCTCCAACGCCGCTCAGATGCTCCGCAACTTCTGCCAGTGGCAGAAGGGGCTCAACGTCCCCGACGAGGACAGTCCCCTCCACTTCGACACCGCCATCCTCTTCACGCGGCAG GACTTGTGTGGAGCGGCCACTTGTGCCACGCTGGGCATGGCCGACGTGGGCACCGTGTGCGATCCCGAGCGGAGCTGCGCTATCGTGGAGGACGACGGGCTGCAGTCGGCGTTCACGGCCGCACACGAGCTgg GCCACGTCTTCAACATGCTGCACGACACCTCCCAGCCCTGCCGGGAGCTGAACGGCGCCGCCGGAGCCGCCCGCCGGGTCATGGCTCCCGTGCTCTCCTCGCTGGAGCCCGGCGAGATGTGGTCACCGTGCAGCGCCCGCTTCATCACCGACTTCTTGGACAACGGCCACG GTCACTGTCTCCTGGACAAGCCTCTGGAGTGGCTGCAGTTGCCGTCGGCGCTGCCGGGCAGCGTGTACCCGCTGGCGCGGCAATGCCAGCTCGCCTTCGGGCCCGAGTCGCGGCACTGCGGGGACCTGCAGCCCCCCTGCACCTGGCTCTGGTGCACCGGCCAGGCCGGCGGCCGCTCCGTCTGCCAGACCAAGCACTTCCCCTGGGCCGACGGGACGCCGTGCGCACCGGGACGCGTCTGCATGGACGGGCTGTGCGTGGGCGGCGCCCGTGTGCGGGAGCTCACC ACACCCGTGGACGGCGGCTGGGGGCCGTGGGGGCCGTGGGGCGGCTGCTCGCGGAGCTGCGGCGGCGGCGTCCGCCTCTCCCACCGCAACTGCACCGCACCGGTGCCGCGGCACGGCGGCCGGTACTGCGAGGGCAAGCGGACCCGCTTCCAGTCCTGCAACGTGGAGGAGTGTCCCGGCAGCACCC CCCTCACCTTCCGCGAGGAGCAATGCGCCGCCTACAACAACCGCCCCGAGCTCGTCAGGGGGCTCCCGGCCCCCCAGGACTGGGTGCCGCGCTACAGCGGAGTCTCCGAGCGCGATCAGTGCAAGCTGACCTGCCAGTCCCGCACCCTGGGCTACTACCACGTCCTGCAGCCGCGG GTCGTCGACGGGACCCCCTGCTCCCCCGAGGGCACCGGGGTGTGTGTGCGGGGCCGCTGCGTCCCCGCCGGCTGCGACCGCGTTATCGGCTCCAAGAAGAAGTTCGACAAGTGCATGACGtgcggcggcgacggctccggcTGCTCCAAGGTCTACGGCTCCTTCTCGAAAGCCCG CTACGGCTACAACGACGTGGTGACCGTCCCGGCGGGGGCCACGCACCTCTTGGTGCGGCAAATCTCGGCGGTGGGCGGCGAGGACGTTTTCCTGGCACTGCGGCGCCCGGACGGCGGGTCCCTGCTCAACGGCGGCTACGTCCTGGTGCCGTCCCCGACGGACGTGGCCCTGCCCGGCGGTGTCACCCTACGCTACAGCGGGGCCACGGCGGCCACCGAGACGCTGACGGGCCGGGGGCCGTTGCGGGAGCCGCTGGTGCTGCAGGCGCTGGTGGTGGACGAGCGGCAGCCGCCGCGGTTGAAATACAGCTTCTTCGTGCCGCGGGCACCGCCGCGGTCATCGGCGGCCTGGGAGAAGCAGAAAGCCGAGATCCTGGAGATCCTGAGGAGCCGCCGGCGCCACAAGTAG
- the B4GALT3 gene encoding beta-1,4-galactosyltransferase 3, protein MLRRLLERPRSLALLVGCQFAFVAYFSLGGFRNLTALFGRAAGPVFDYSRTHDVYANLSRLLPARPGSPDPARPLPFCPERSPFLVGPLTVTFSRVPTLEQIRAKNPAVQEGGRYQPPGCEPRSRTAVIVPHRNRESHLGHLLYYLHPFLQRQQLQYGIYVVHQAGNSTFNRAKLLNVGVKEALKDEEWDCLFLHDVDLIPENDHNLYVCDPWNPKHVSIAMNKFGYSLPYPQYFGGVSALTPDQYMKINGFPNEYWGWGGEDDDIATRVRLAGMKIARPPISIGHYKMVKHKSDKGNEENPHRFDLLIRTQRMWTQDGMNSLTYTLLAKQLRPLYTNLTVDIGTDPRAGRRAREGQRYRGANSLFREEMLRKPPRDAAAGWGDRALALSLSPRLPPATAQQPPAGNGTHGSAGAPAAPGITQRSPEAAGEGDGHPGTLPASGDNQSLPHGAP, encoded by the exons ATGCTGCGGCGGCTGCTGGAGCGGCCCCGCTCGCTGGCGCTGCTCGTCGGCTGCCAGTTCGCCTTCGTGGCCTATTTCTCGCTGGGCGGGTTCCGCAACCTCACCGCGCTCTTCGGCCGCGCCGCCGGGCCCGTCTTCGACTACTCCCGCACCCACGACGTGTACGCGAACCTGAGCCGCCTgctgcccgcccggcccggctcgCCCGACCCTGCGCGGCCGCTGCCGTTCTGCCCCGAGCGCTCGCCCTTCCTCG TCGGCCCGCTGACCGTGACCTTCAGCCGGGTGCCCACGCTGGAGCAGATCCGCGCCAAGAACCCGGCGGTGCAGGAGGGCGGGCGGTACCAGCCCCCCGGCTGCGAGCCGCGGTCCCGCACGGCCGTCATCGTCCCCCACCGCAACCGCGAGAGCCACCTGGGCCACCTGCTCTACTACCTGCACCCCTTCCTGCAGCGCCAGCAGCTCCAGTACGGCATCTACGTCGTGCACCAG GCCGGTAACTCCACGTTCAACCGGGCCAAGCTCCTGAACGTGGGGGTGAAGGAGGCGCTGAAGGATGAGGAGTGGGACTGTTTGTTCCTGCACGACGTTGACCTCATCCCGGAGAACGACCACAACCTCTATGTGTGCGACCCCTGGAACCCCAAACACGTCTCCATCGCCATGAATAAATTCGGGTACAG CCTCCCGTACCCCCAGTACTTTGGGGGGGTCTCAGCCCTCACCCCTGACCAGTACATGAAGATCAACGGGTTCCCCAATGAATACTGGGGCTGGGGCGGTGAGGACGATGACATTGCCACCAG GGTACGCTTGGCCGGCATGAAGATCGCCCGCCCGCCCATCTCCATCGGCCACTACAAGATGGTGAAGCACAAGAGCGACAAAGGCAACGAGGAGAATCCCCACAG GTTCGACCTGCTGATCCGCACGCAGCGCATGTGGACGCAGGACGGGATGAACTCGCTCACCTACACCCTGCTGGCCAAGCAGCTGCGCCCGCTCTACACCAACCTGACCGTGGACATCGGCACCGACCCGCGCGCCGGCCGCCGCGCCCGCGAGGGCCAGAGGTACCGCGGCGCCAACAGCCTCTTCCGCGAGGAGATGCTGCGCAAGCCGCCCCGTGATGCCGCAGCCGGCTGGGGGGACCGGGCCCTGGCTCTGTCGCtgtccccccgcctccccccggcCACCGCGCAGCAGCCGCCAGCGGGGAACGGCACCCACGGCAGCGCCGGCGCCCCCGCGGCACCGGGGATCACCCAGCGCAGCCCCGAGGCTGCCGGGGAGGGCGATGGCCACCCGGGGACCCTGCCTGCCAGTGGGGACAACCAGAGCTTGCCACATGGAGCCCCTTAG
- the PPOX gene encoding protoporphyrinogen oxidase isoform X2, with amino-acid sequence MPPTVAVVGGGISGLAACYHLARGPSPPKVLLLEASARLGGWLQSTRTPDGAVFEHGPRGIRPGGAVGADTLHMVSELGLEGDVLPVPGDHPASRNRFLYVGRALHKLPSGLGALLRPVPPFSRALLWSGVRDLLAPAGTAPDETVHAFAQRRFGREVADVAVDSLCRGVFAGDCRALSVRSCFPALFEAERRRRSVLLGLALGSGKERGAESRLSRRARAERWSQWSLRGGIQSLPEALAAFLRPRGVELRCHAPLRRLRHHGGRWQLTLDDGTVTADHVISAIPAAALAEALPAEAEPLARELRRIPAVSVAVVNLQYEGVTLPVTGFGHLVPSSEDTSVLGIVYDSVAFPQHDGTGAASVRLTVMLGGAWFGQSFGDPAAAAPALLLRRAQEAVREQLGLEPAPTRCIVRVHQSGSASSWWSNNCPSAWSEPPTPASPSTTASPAPKQLWGGCWGSRAEPPQPPQHQAAPQL; translated from the exons ATGCCGCCGACCGTGGCCGTGGTGGGGGGCGGCATCAGCGGCCTGGCCGCCTGCTACCACTTGGCCCGCGGCCCCAGCCCGCCCAAG GTGTTGCTGCTGGAGGCCAGTGCCCGCCTGGGGGGGTGGCTGCAGAGCACCCGCACCCCCGACGGGGCCGTGTTCGAGCACGGGCCCCGGGGCATCCGGCCCGGGGGGGCGGTGGGAGCCGACACGCTGCACATG gtCTCTGAGCTCGGTCTGGAGGGCGACGTCCTGCCCGTGCCCGGGGACCACCCGGCCTCCCGCAACCGCTTCCTGTACGTCGGCagggccctgcacaagttgcccTCGGGACTGGG gGCGCTGCTGCGGCCGGTGCCGCCGTTCTCGCGGGCGCTGCTGTGGAGCGGGGTGCGGGACCTGCTGGCGCCGGCGGGGACGGCGCCCGACGAGACCGTTCACGCCTTCGCTCAGCGCCGCTTCGGCCGGGAG GTGGCCGATGTGGCGGTGGACAGCCTGTGCCGGGGGGTGTTCGCCGGGGACTGCCGGGCGCTGAGCGTCCGCTCCTGCTTCCCCGCACTCTTCGAGGCCGAGCGGCGCCGGCGgtcggtgctgctggggctggcgcTGGGCTCCG GGAAGGAGCGCGGGGCTGAGTCGCGGCTGAGCCGGCGGGCGCGGGCTGAGCGCTGGAGCCAGTGGTCGCTGCGGGGGGGGATTCAGAGCCTGCCCGAGGCGCTGGCCGCCTTCCTGCGCCCCCGCGGCGTCGAGCTGCGCTGCCACGCGCCCCTGCGCCGACTGCGCCACCATGGTGGCCGCTGGCAG CTCACCCTGGACGATGGCACCGTGACAGCCGACCACGTCATCAGCGCCATCCCAGCCGCAG ccctggctgaAGCGCTGCCGGCCGAGGCCGAGCCGCTGGCGCGGGAGCTGCGCCGCATCCCGGCTGTGTCGGTGGCCGTGGTGAACCTGCAGTATGAGGGCGTCACGTTGCCCGTCACG GGCTTTGGGCACTTGGTCCCTTCCTCTGAGGATACATCCGTCCTCGGCATCGTCTACGACTCGGTCGCCTTTCCCCAGCACGACGGCACGGGGGCCGCCTCGGTGCGGCTGACG GTGATGCTGGGAGGCGCCTGGTTCGGGCAGAGCTTCGGGgacccggcggcggcggctccggcgctgCTGCTGCGGCGGGCGCAGGAGGCCGTgcgggagcagctggggctggagccggCGCCCACACGCTGCATCGTGCGCGTGCACCAG AGCGGATCGGCCAGTTCCTGGTGGAGCAACAACTGCCCCTCAGCCTGGTCGGAGCCTCCTACACCGGCGTCTCCGTCAACGACTGCATCGCCAGCGCCAAAGCAGCTGTGGGGCGGCTGTTGGGGCAGCCGCGctgagcccccacagcccccccagcaccaggCGGCCCCGCAGCTGTAG
- the PPOX gene encoding protoporphyrinogen oxidase isoform X3, producing the protein MPPTVAVVGGGISGLAACYHLARGPSPPKVSELGLEGDVLPVPGDHPASRNRFLYVGRALHKLPSGLGALLRPVPPFSRALLWSGVRDLLAPAGTAPDETVHAFAQRRFGREVADVAVDSLCRGVFAGDCRALSVRSCFPALFEAERRRRSVLLGLALGSGKERGAESRLSRRARAERWSQWSLRGGIQSLPEALAAFLRPRGVELRCHAPLRRLRHHGGRWQLTLDDGTVTADHVISAIPAAALAEALPAEAEPLARELRRIPAVSVAVVNLQYEGVTLPVTGFGHLVPSSEDTSVLGIVYDSVAFPQHDGTGAASVRLTVMLGGAWFGQSFGDPAAAAPALLLRRAQEAVREQLGLEPAPTRCIVRVHQACIPQYTLGHWERTERIGQFLVEQQLPLSLVGASYTGVSVNDCIASAKAAVGRLLGQPR; encoded by the exons ATGCCGCCGACCGTGGCCGTGGTGGGGGGCGGCATCAGCGGCCTGGCCGCCTGCTACCACTTGGCCCGCGGCCCCAGCCCGCCCAAG gtCTCTGAGCTCGGTCTGGAGGGCGACGTCCTGCCCGTGCCCGGGGACCACCCGGCCTCCCGCAACCGCTTCCTGTACGTCGGCagggccctgcacaagttgcccTCGGGACTGGG gGCGCTGCTGCGGCCGGTGCCGCCGTTCTCGCGGGCGCTGCTGTGGAGCGGGGTGCGGGACCTGCTGGCGCCGGCGGGGACGGCGCCCGACGAGACCGTTCACGCCTTCGCTCAGCGCCGCTTCGGCCGGGAG GTGGCCGATGTGGCGGTGGACAGCCTGTGCCGGGGGGTGTTCGCCGGGGACTGCCGGGCGCTGAGCGTCCGCTCCTGCTTCCCCGCACTCTTCGAGGCCGAGCGGCGCCGGCGgtcggtgctgctggggctggcgcTGGGCTCCG GGAAGGAGCGCGGGGCTGAGTCGCGGCTGAGCCGGCGGGCGCGGGCTGAGCGCTGGAGCCAGTGGTCGCTGCGGGGGGGGATTCAGAGCCTGCCCGAGGCGCTGGCCGCCTTCCTGCGCCCCCGCGGCGTCGAGCTGCGCTGCCACGCGCCCCTGCGCCGACTGCGCCACCATGGTGGCCGCTGGCAG CTCACCCTGGACGATGGCACCGTGACAGCCGACCACGTCATCAGCGCCATCCCAGCCGCAG ccctggctgaAGCGCTGCCGGCCGAGGCCGAGCCGCTGGCGCGGGAGCTGCGCCGCATCCCGGCTGTGTCGGTGGCCGTGGTGAACCTGCAGTATGAGGGCGTCACGTTGCCCGTCACG GGCTTTGGGCACTTGGTCCCTTCCTCTGAGGATACATCCGTCCTCGGCATCGTCTACGACTCGGTCGCCTTTCCCCAGCACGACGGCACGGGGGCCGCCTCGGTGCGGCTGACG GTGATGCTGGGAGGCGCCTGGTTCGGGCAGAGCTTCGGGgacccggcggcggcggctccggcgctgCTGCTGCGGCGGGCGCAGGAGGCCGTgcgggagcagctggggctggagccggCGCCCACACGCTGCATCGTGCGCGTGCACCAG GCCTGCATCCCCCAGTACACGCTGGGACACTGGGAGCGCACAG AGCGGATCGGCCAGTTCCTGGTGGAGCAACAACTGCCCCTCAGCCTGGTCGGAGCCTCCTACACCGGCGTCTCCGTCAACGACTGCATCGCCAGCGCCAAAGCAGCTGTGGGGCGGCTGTTGGGGCAGCCGCGctga
- the PPOX gene encoding protoporphyrinogen oxidase isoform X1, which produces MPPTVAVVGGGISGLAACYHLARGPSPPKVLLLEASARLGGWLQSTRTPDGAVFEHGPRGIRPGGAVGADTLHMVSELGLEGDVLPVPGDHPASRNRFLYVGRALHKLPSGLGALLRPVPPFSRALLWSGVRDLLAPAGTAPDETVHAFAQRRFGREVADVAVDSLCRGVFAGDCRALSVRSCFPALFEAERRRRSVLLGLALGSGKERGAESRLSRRARAERWSQWSLRGGIQSLPEALAAFLRPRGVELRCHAPLRRLRHHGGRWQLTLDDGTVTADHVISAIPAAALAEALPAEAEPLARELRRIPAVSVAVVNLQYEGVTLPVTGFGHLVPSSEDTSVLGIVYDSVAFPQHDGTGAASVRLTVMLGGAWFGQSFGDPAAAAPALLLRRAQEAVREQLGLEPAPTRCIVRVHQACIPQYTLGHWERTERIGQFLVEQQLPLSLVGASYTGVSVNDCIASAKAAVGRLLGQPR; this is translated from the exons ATGCCGCCGACCGTGGCCGTGGTGGGGGGCGGCATCAGCGGCCTGGCCGCCTGCTACCACTTGGCCCGCGGCCCCAGCCCGCCCAAG GTGTTGCTGCTGGAGGCCAGTGCCCGCCTGGGGGGGTGGCTGCAGAGCACCCGCACCCCCGACGGGGCCGTGTTCGAGCACGGGCCCCGGGGCATCCGGCCCGGGGGGGCGGTGGGAGCCGACACGCTGCACATG gtCTCTGAGCTCGGTCTGGAGGGCGACGTCCTGCCCGTGCCCGGGGACCACCCGGCCTCCCGCAACCGCTTCCTGTACGTCGGCagggccctgcacaagttgcccTCGGGACTGGG gGCGCTGCTGCGGCCGGTGCCGCCGTTCTCGCGGGCGCTGCTGTGGAGCGGGGTGCGGGACCTGCTGGCGCCGGCGGGGACGGCGCCCGACGAGACCGTTCACGCCTTCGCTCAGCGCCGCTTCGGCCGGGAG GTGGCCGATGTGGCGGTGGACAGCCTGTGCCGGGGGGTGTTCGCCGGGGACTGCCGGGCGCTGAGCGTCCGCTCCTGCTTCCCCGCACTCTTCGAGGCCGAGCGGCGCCGGCGgtcggtgctgctggggctggcgcTGGGCTCCG GGAAGGAGCGCGGGGCTGAGTCGCGGCTGAGCCGGCGGGCGCGGGCTGAGCGCTGGAGCCAGTGGTCGCTGCGGGGGGGGATTCAGAGCCTGCCCGAGGCGCTGGCCGCCTTCCTGCGCCCCCGCGGCGTCGAGCTGCGCTGCCACGCGCCCCTGCGCCGACTGCGCCACCATGGTGGCCGCTGGCAG CTCACCCTGGACGATGGCACCGTGACAGCCGACCACGTCATCAGCGCCATCCCAGCCGCAG ccctggctgaAGCGCTGCCGGCCGAGGCCGAGCCGCTGGCGCGGGAGCTGCGCCGCATCCCGGCTGTGTCGGTGGCCGTGGTGAACCTGCAGTATGAGGGCGTCACGTTGCCCGTCACG GGCTTTGGGCACTTGGTCCCTTCCTCTGAGGATACATCCGTCCTCGGCATCGTCTACGACTCGGTCGCCTTTCCCCAGCACGACGGCACGGGGGCCGCCTCGGTGCGGCTGACG GTGATGCTGGGAGGCGCCTGGTTCGGGCAGAGCTTCGGGgacccggcggcggcggctccggcgctgCTGCTGCGGCGGGCGCAGGAGGCCGTgcgggagcagctggggctggagccggCGCCCACACGCTGCATCGTGCGCGTGCACCAG GCCTGCATCCCCCAGTACACGCTGGGACACTGGGAGCGCACAG AGCGGATCGGCCAGTTCCTGGTGGAGCAACAACTGCCCCTCAGCCTGGTCGGAGCCTCCTACACCGGCGTCTCCGTCAACGACTGCATCGCCAGCGCCAAAGCAGCTGTGGGGCGGCTGTTGGGGCAGCCGCGctga